A genome region from Drosophila simulans strain w501 chromosome 2R, Prin_Dsim_3.1, whole genome shotgun sequence includes the following:
- the LOC6734601 gene encoding G patch domain and ankyrin repeat-containing protein 1 homolog, translating into MNSQNELHPNWLALTTLPLQLKRFVRAGDPDLIADSPKAVKHQIDGLNGAEALEFYKEVLDAPTTCQPKLPNPHKTEETRRVPERKIVPFDKSKFFRLATSNNVEELSQMEVSEEDLNSRDSFGWTALMMAACEGATEAVSWLLQRGVQVETSDKSGNTALKLAQRKGHSDVVHLLESLPILEETSEEDESIDSNNPFYCEICKRDYKETPWPIHQTSTVHQFNLKALPAHKLHKFNISAKNRGLQLMVKQGWDQEHGLGPSQSGRLYPVKTVLRKQRTGLGIEQQTARVSHFGAFDLNAVRRRDPIYQPRRTRSDMQREKVREWKRERYLRRVLS; encoded by the coding sequence ATGAATTCTCAAAACGAATTGCATCCAAATTGGCTGGCTCTAACAACATTGCCACTCCAACTAAAGCGATTCGTCCGAGCTGGAGACCCGGATCTTATCGCCGATTCCCCGAAAGCAGTAAAGCACCAAATTGATGGCTTAAACGGAGCAGAAGCTCTTGAGTTCTACAAGGAGGTGTTGGATGCGCCCACAACCTGCCAACCTAAGCTTCCAAATCCCCACAAAACTGAAGAAACAAGAAGAGTGCCAGAAAGGAAAATAGTCCCTTTCGACAAAAGCAAATTCTTCCGTTTGGCCACCAGCAACAATGTAGAAGAGCTGTCTCAAATGGAGGTCTCGGAAGAGGATTTAAATTCTCGAGATTCCTTTGGCTGGACTGCGTTGATGATGGCTGCCTGTGAAGGAGCCACGGAGGCAGTGAGTTGGCTCCTGCAGAGAGGTGTCCAAGTAGAGACCTCAGACAAATCCGGAAACACAGCTCTGAAACTGGCCCAACGAAAAGGTCATTCTGATGTAGTTCATCTTTTGGAATCCCTACCCATTTTGGAGGAAACCAGCGAAGAGGATGAGTCAATTGATAGCAACAACCCCTTTTACTGTGAAATCTGTAAGAGGGACTACAAGGAAACCCCCTGGCCAATTCATCAAACCTCCACAGTGCATCAGTTCAATCTAAAGGCTCTGCCCGCTCATAAGCTCCACAAGTTTAACATATCTGCCAAAAATCGAGGACTCCAGCTGATGGTGAAACAGGGCTGGGACCAGGAGCACGGATTGGGACCGAGTCAAAGTGGGCGATTGTATCCTGTTAAGACTGTTCTTCGCAAGCAACGTACTGGACTGGGAATCGAACAGCAGACGGCAAGGGTCTCCCACTTTGGAGCCTTCGACTTAAACGCTGTTAGAAGGAGGGATCCCATATATCAACCGAGAAGGACGCGAAGCGATATGCAGAGGGAAAAGGTGCGCGAATGGAAGCGAGAGCGGTACCTCCGCAGGGTATTAAGTTAA
- the LOC6734600 gene encoding NADH dehydrogenase [ubiquinone] flavoprotein 1, mitochondrial produces the protein MLRQKLKNYLPYVWEQQLRLVQTAKKAGGSKKLGPDRPPIIDPPKGYEPNCKTKFGPLDDCDRVFQNLYGRHDWRLHGACQRGDWHRTAELLEQGPEWIMKQISISGLRGRGGAGFYAGLKWEFLRQTKSEKVPKMVIVNCAEGEPGTCKDREILRHEPHKLIEGILLVGVAMGCGRAIVYIRNRFYNEACNLHFALAEAYHHGLLGNSVCGTGIKFDVMVQRGDRYLCGEETAMINCLMGKLGRPRRRPPFLTEKGYFEHPCLVINAESIAVVPTILRRGSKWWAGLGRSYNTGTKLYCLSGQVNNPCTVEEEMSIPLKDLIERHAGGVKGGWNNLAAVFPGGLSTPLLDPSTSGKVLMDFDSLTDAGSGFGCGAVIVMTKDCDPLAIMLRSIQFFEKHTCKQCSYCRDGAIWLPEIFARFVKGQTHPHEIDWTLVIADKMRNSKPICALAYSQVSVAESLVRMFSRQIEERLLKYAKGS, from the coding sequence ATGTTGCGGCAGAAGCTTAAAAACTATTTACCGTATGTTTGGGAACAGCAACTGCGTCTGGTCCAAACTGCCAAGAAAGCGGGAGGTAGCAAAAAGTTGGGTCCCGATAGGCCTCCCATTATCGATCCGCCCAAAGGATATGAGCCCAATTGCAAGACCAAATTTGGTCCGCTGGATGATTGTGATCGTGTGTTCCAGAATCTCTATGGACGCCACGATTGGCGTTTGCATGGAGCCTGTCAACGTGGTGATTGGCATCGCACCGCTGAGCTGTTGGAGCAGGGTCCCGAATGGATCATGAAGCAGATAAGCATCAGTGGATTGCGTGGACGGGGAGGAGCTGGCTTCTATGCCGGACTGAAGTGGGAATTCCTACGCCAGACCAAGTCCGAGAAGGTGCCCAAAATGGTCATCGTGAACTGTGCTGAGGGTGAGCCTGGAACCTGCAAGGACCGTGAGATCCTGAGACATGAACCCCACAAACTGATCGAGGGTATCCTTCTGGTGGGTGTGGCCATGGGATGCGGTAGAGCCATTGTGTACATTCGGAATCGCTTCTACAACGAAGCCTGCAACCTGCACTTTGCCTTGGCGGAGGCCTATCATCATGGTTTGTTGGGAAACAGTGTCTGTGGCACGGGCATCAAGTTCGATGTGATGGTCCAGCGGGGAGATCGGTACCTATGTGGCGAGGAAACCGCCATGATCAACTGTTTGATGGGTAAACTGGGAAGACCACGACGTCGTCCGCCCTTCCTTACGGAAAAGGGCTACTTCGAGCATCCCTGTTTGGTGATCAATGCCGAGTCCATTGCCGTAGTGCCCACCATTCTGCGAAGAGGTTCCAAGTGGTGGGCAGGATTGGGTCGCAGTTACAACACGGGAACCAAACTTTACTGTCTCAGCGGTCAGGTGAATAACCCCTGTACTGTGGAGGAAGAGATGTCCATACCCCTGAAGGACCTTATAGAGCGGCATGCTGGTGGAGTAAAAGGTGGTTGGAACAATCTCGCAGCAGTATTTCCAGGTGGTTTGTCCACACCATTGTTGGATCCATCAACATCCGGAAAGGTTCTCATGGATTTCGATAGTTTGACGGATGCAGGCAGTGGTTTCGGGTGCGGAGCTGTTATTGTAATGACCAAGGACTGTGATCCTCTGGCAATAATGTTGCGATCAATTCAGTTTTTCGAGAAGCACACTTGCAAACAGTGCTCCTATTGTCGTGATGGTGCCATATGGCTGCCGGAGATATTCGCCCGCTTTGTTAAGGGTCAGACACATCCCCACGAGATCGATTGGACGCTGGTCATTGCCGACAAGATGAGGAATAGTAAGCCCATTTGCGCACTCGCTTATAGCCAAGTCAGCGTGGCCGAGAGTTTGGTGCGAATGTTTAGCCGGCAGATCGAAGAACGCCTTCTGAAATATGCCAAGGGATCTTGA